In Leptotrichia buccalis C-1013-b, the genomic window AAAAGAAAAAGTTCCAGTCAAGAATGAATCCTGCTTTAGATGTGCTGGAAAAAGCAATTCAATCTAAAGATGTGGAACTTATGAAAAAAGAATATCTGAAATTTAATGGCGTATGGACAAGGAATGAAAGTTTTATAAGAAGCAGAAGTATTCCTTACTATGGAAAAGTGGAAACTGCAATGTCGTTTTTGAGAAGCTCTATGGAAGTGGAGCCATTTGATTATGACAACACAATCAATTCTTTTAATGACTTGAAATCAACAATACGAGACTATTTAGATGGCAAGAAGATAGAAAATAATGTTTCAAGCACAATTACACTAAAAGAAGCTGTAGATATGTTGAAAGATGCGTTGGAAGCCTTTAAAAATGGAAATAAATCTAAAGGTCAGTCAAAAGTGAAAGAGTTTATTCAGGTATGGCCTACGGTTGAAGGCGATGTAAGTACGAGAAATTCAGCTTTATATACAAAAGTGGAAACACAGACTCCAATAATCATGGTAAAAGGTAGCGAAAAAGAGTATCAGGAACAATTACAAGGATTAATTACAGAATTATCACAAATTGATACAAAAGCACAATATACGTTTATTGATGCAATGTTTATACTTCTTCGTGAAGGTGTGGAAGCACTTCTTATTGTTCTGGCATTGGTAAGTAGTTTGAAAGCTGCAAATCAGAAAAAAGGATTACGTTGGGTGTATACAGGAGCTGCTGCTGGAATTTTGGCAAGTGTGGTAATAGCATTTGCTCTTCAGGCTTTATTTCCTGCGGTATCTTCAGGAACAAATCGTGAAATTTTGGAAGGATTTGTAGGAATTTTTGCGGTTATAATGATGATTGGGATTGGATTTTGGCTGCATAGTAAATCATCCTTGAAATCTTGGCAAGATTATATTGACAGAAAAATGGATATTGTATTAAGTACAGGAAGTTTTGTTTCAATGTTTGTACTTAGTTTTCTTGCGGTATTTAGAGAAGGGGCAGAAACAATATTGTTTTATGTAGGAATTTTACCGTTAATTTCATTACAGAATTTGATTATCGGTATTGTAAGTGCGATATTGATATTAATTATAATTGCACTTGTTTTAATATACGCTTCTTCAAAAATAAAAATACATCAAGTGTTTTTTGTACTTACGTGGACAATTTATTTCCTTGCATTTAAAATGCTTGGAACAAGTATTCACATGCTGCAAGTTGTGGGGATTTTACCGTTACACGTAGTTCATTTTATACCTACAATGGAAATTTTGGGAATTTATGCAAATATGGAAGTATTTATTAGTCAATTAATTTTAATTGTGATTATCGTGATTGCTGCGTTGATAAAAAAGAGAAAAGATAAATAAAAATTTTAAAAGATAAAATATCGGAAAGGAATAGAATGGCTAAAATTGACGAACAGACGCTTGTAGAACATTTGAGCGAATTTAGGAAAAGACTCATTATTACAATTATATTTTTTATTGCGGCTTTTTTAGTAAGTTTGCTATTTTGCTCCGATATTTACAAATTACTGACAGCTTCATTTAAGCAGAAGCTCACAGTTCTTGGGCCTAATGATATTTTGAGCATTTATTTAATGCTGGCTGGGATATGTGCTTTTAGTTTGACATTGCCTTTTACAAGTTATCAGCTATGGGCTTTTATTCGGCCTGCTCTTAAGGAAAAGGAAGCTAAGGCAATTTTATCTTATGTGCCTGCAACTTTTATATTATTTATTACAGGGTTGTCTTTTGGATTTTTTATAGTAACACCTGCTTTGCTAAATGTTTTATTATCTTTTGGCAATGATTTGTTTAATATTCAACTTACAGCAAATAATTATTTAACATTTGTATTACATACATCATTACCGCTTGCTGTAATATTTGAATTGCCCGTTATTGTGGCATTTCTAACATCGCTGCATATCTTGACACCGCAATATTTGATAAAAAACAGGCGATATGGCTATTTTATTTTACTGGTAGTCGCAGTCGTTTTGACGCCAGCTGATTTTATAAGTGATTTAACGATGGCGGCACCATTGATTTTACTTTATGAAGTGAGTATTTCTGTTTGTAAATATGTCTATAAAAGAAGGAGGGATGATTAAAAATGGGAATTTTTAGAGATATAGGAGCACCAGGACTAATAGTTCTTATACTTGGGGCATTACTTATTTTCGGACCAAAAAGACTGCCTGAACTGGGAGAAGCTATAGGAAAAATGATTCGGGAATTTAAAAAATCAGTTTCTGGAATTGAATTAGAAAACGATAATACCAAGAATGTTGAGGAGAAAAAAGAAGATAAATAAAAAATTAGAAATTTTTAAAACTAAGGTTTAATTTAACAATGCA contains:
- a CDS encoding twin-arginine translocase TatA/TatE family subunit, whose protein sequence is MGIFRDIGAPGLIVLILGALLIFGPKRLPELGEAIGKMIREFKKSVSGIELENDNTKNVEEKKEDK
- a CDS encoding FTR1 family iron permease, which produces MGRNYLNKKISTMLFLCFMLFFVNIIAEESYSGLYIKITDTTTAIRNNNQNEAKKLFSEVRDEFKKVKNADSTQGKKVQELLNKEKAVLSEDDLREVTTALLAFEKEQNPVDDNEEKKKFQSRMNPALDVLEKAIQSKDVELMKKEYLKFNGVWTRNESFIRSRSIPYYGKVETAMSFLRSSMEVEPFDYDNTINSFNDLKSTIRDYLDGKKIENNVSSTITLKEAVDMLKDALEAFKNGNKSKGQSKVKEFIQVWPTVEGDVSTRNSALYTKVETQTPIIMVKGSEKEYQEQLQGLITELSQIDTKAQYTFIDAMFILLREGVEALLIVLALVSSLKAANQKKGLRWVYTGAAAGILASVVIAFALQALFPAVSSGTNREILEGFVGIFAVIMMIGIGFWLHSKSSLKSWQDYIDRKMDIVLSTGSFVSMFVLSFLAVFREGAETILFYVGILPLISLQNLIIGIVSAILILIIIALVLIYASSKIKIHQVFFVLTWTIYFLAFKMLGTSIHMLQVVGILPLHVVHFIPTMEILGIYANMEVFISQLILIVIIVIAALIKKRKDK
- the tatC gene encoding twin-arginine translocase subunit TatC, with the protein product MAKIDEQTLVEHLSEFRKRLIITIIFFIAAFLVSLLFCSDIYKLLTASFKQKLTVLGPNDILSIYLMLAGICAFSLTLPFTSYQLWAFIRPALKEKEAKAILSYVPATFILFITGLSFGFFIVTPALLNVLLSFGNDLFNIQLTANNYLTFVLHTSLPLAVIFELPVIVAFLTSLHILTPQYLIKNRRYGYFILLVVAVVLTPADFISDLTMAAPLILLYEVSISVCKYVYKRRRDD